The Deltaproteobacteria bacterium genome includes a region encoding these proteins:
- a CDS encoding FAD-binding oxidoreductase, with product MSGSRDYFEIEAELIKRIEGDIHFDKYSRLLYSTDASIYQIEPIGVVVPRHKNDVHAVIEVANRLGVSVLSRGGGTSLAGQAVGHSIVLDFSKYMRNVLEVNREELWCRVEPGLVQDELNAYVRGMGLQFGPDTSTSNRATIGGMVGNNSSGAHSLTYGKTLDHVIELTVLLADGSEVVLKDLSPAEVERKSKPDTIEGRAYREVFRLAAHHKPEILARYPKIMRRVSGYNLDEFIKPQPFNLARMIVGSEGTLATIVEAKMRLVAKPKWTAMDVIHFNDDIAALECAQIVLQTKPYAMESTDKMILNLARGNIEQSRKLGFVQGTPESLLMVEYAGETEAEVRAQVEKLEELRRREKIGYAATQAFKPEEVKAIWGVRKAGLGLLLGTKGDKKPIAFVEDTAVSPEKLPEFIRRFREVVARHDTVAGYYGHCSVGCMHIRPLINLKDESERGKMVSIANAISDLVLEFNGSMSGEHGDGLARSHFNQKMFGPALYDAFRQIKCAFDPNNLFNPGKIVDAPAMTESLKISPQYKTWEPQTTLDFAEQGGFARAVEMCSGMGECRKKLDGTMCPSYMGTLDEEHSTRGRANALRNVLSGLVPREEFTGKRLYDVMDLCLECKACKAECPSNVDMAKLKYEFLDHYHRANGLPLRNRMFGAIETLNRIGSALAPVSNWIVNSAPNRWLMEVLTGIDRRRPLPQFASESFGDWFVKHKVAGDGANGDVVLFHDTFNNYNTPNVAIAATRFLEKSGYRVLLVDKKCCGRPMISKGMLSQAKENAAWNVQKLAPYADKGTPIVGLEPSCLLTLRDEYPEFIRSDAAKKVAAQSFLFEEFVMREVNAERLKLNSSGGGKKVLLHGHCHQKALVGTAPTVAMLKAAGYEVSEVDSGCCGMAGSFGFEKEHYDLSAKIGNQRLAPAVKGASVDVEVVAPGISCRQQIDHLAKRQAKHPVELL from the coding sequence ATGAGTGGGAGTCGAGATTATTTTGAGATCGAGGCGGAATTAATAAAGCGCATCGAAGGCGACATTCACTTCGACAAGTATTCGCGCCTGCTTTACTCCACCGATGCGTCGATCTATCAGATCGAACCCATCGGCGTCGTCGTGCCGCGCCACAAGAACGATGTTCACGCGGTGATCGAAGTGGCCAATCGTCTGGGCGTGTCGGTGTTGTCGCGCGGCGGCGGGACTTCACTGGCCGGGCAGGCTGTGGGCCATTCCATCGTGTTGGATTTCTCCAAGTACATGCGGAACGTCCTCGAAGTGAATCGAGAAGAATTGTGGTGCCGCGTCGAGCCGGGCTTGGTCCAGGATGAACTGAACGCTTACGTGCGCGGCATGGGTCTTCAATTCGGTCCTGACACTTCGACTTCGAACCGCGCCACCATCGGCGGCATGGTCGGCAACAATTCCTCCGGCGCCCATTCGCTGACCTACGGGAAAACTTTGGATCACGTGATCGAGCTGACGGTGCTCTTGGCCGACGGCAGCGAAGTGGTGCTGAAAGATTTGTCGCCGGCTGAAGTCGAGCGCAAAAGTAAGCCCGACACCATCGAGGGGCGGGCTTACCGCGAAGTATTTCGTTTGGCTGCGCATCACAAACCCGAAATCCTTGCGCGCTATCCGAAAATCATGCGGCGGGTGTCGGGTTACAATTTAGACGAATTCATCAAACCTCAGCCATTCAATTTGGCGCGTATGATCGTCGGCTCGGAAGGCACGCTGGCGACCATCGTCGAAGCCAAGATGCGTCTGGTGGCGAAACCGAAATGGACGGCCATGGACGTGATTCATTTCAACGATGATATTGCTGCGCTGGAGTGCGCCCAGATCGTTTTGCAGACCAAGCCTTACGCCATGGAATCGACTGACAAGATGATTCTCAATCTGGCGCGCGGTAATATCGAGCAGTCGCGCAAGTTGGGCTTCGTGCAGGGCACGCCGGAATCGTTGCTGATGGTTGAATATGCCGGTGAGACCGAAGCGGAAGTCAGAGCGCAGGTCGAGAAACTCGAAGAGTTGCGCCGGCGTGAAAAGATCGGCTACGCCGCGACTCAAGCGTTCAAGCCGGAAGAAGTGAAAGCGATCTGGGGCGTGCGCAAGGCCGGCCTCGGTCTTTTGCTCGGCACCAAAGGCGACAAGAAGCCGATCGCGTTCGTCGAAGACACCGCGGTGTCGCCGGAAAAGCTGCCGGAATTTATCCGCCGTTTTCGCGAAGTGGTAGCGCGCCACGACACCGTCGCGGGTTACTACGGTCACTGTTCAGTCGGCTGCATGCACATTCGCCCGCTGATCAATCTCAAAGACGAGAGCGAGCGCGGCAAGATGGTTTCCATCGCCAACGCGATTTCCGATTTGGTTTTGGAGTTCAATGGCTCCATGTCGGGCGAGCATGGCGACGGTTTGGCGCGCAGCCACTTCAATCAAAAGATGTTCGGCCCGGCATTGTACGACGCCTTTCGCCAAATCAAGTGCGCCTTCGATCCCAATAATTTATTCAACCCCGGCAAGATCGTCGACGCGCCGGCGATGACCGAATCGCTAAAGATCAGCCCGCAATACAAAACCTGGGAGCCGCAGACGACGCTCGATTTTGCCGAACAGGGCGGCTTCGCGCGGGCGGTGGAGATGTGCAGCGGCATGGGCGAGTGCCGGAAGAAACTCGACGGCACCATGTGTCCGTCCTACATGGGCACCCTCGACGAAGAACATTCCACCCGCGGCCGCGCTAACGCGCTGCGCAACGTGCTCTCGGGTTTGGTGCCGCGCGAGGAGTTCACCGGCAAACGTTTATACGACGTGATGGATCTTTGTCTTGAATGCAAAGCCTGCAAGGCCGAGTGCCCGTCCAACGTCGACATGGCGAAACTGAAATACGAGTTCCTCGATCACTATCATCGCGCCAACGGTTTGCCGCTACGCAATCGAATGTTCGGCGCCATCGAGACACTAAATCGAATCGGCTCGGCGTTGGCGCCGGTGTCCAATTGGATCGTCAACTCAGCGCCTAACCGCTGGCTGATGGAAGTTCTCACCGGCATCGATCGCCGCCGGCCGCTGCCGCAGTTCGCGAGCGAGAGCTTTGGGGATTGGTTCGTCAAACACAAAGTGGCAGGGGACGGTGCTAACGGCGATGTGGTTTTGTTTCACGATACGTTCAATAACTACAACACACCCAACGTCGCTATCGCGGCAACACGCTTTTTAGAAAAATCTGGCTACCGAGTTTTGCTCGTCGACAAAAAATGCTGTGGCCGGCCGATGATCTCGAAAGGCATGCTCAGCCAAGCGAAAGAAAATGCCGCGTGGAATGTCCAGAAGCTCGCGCCATATGCCGACAAGGGCACGCCGATCGTTGGCTTGGAGCCGTCGTGTTTGCTCACGCTGCGCGATGAATATCCCGAATTCATCCGCAGCGACGCCGCCAAGAAAGTCGCGGCGCAGAGTTTTCTTTTCGAAGAATTCGTCATGCGCGAAGTGAATGCGGAAAGGCTGAAATTAAATTCAAGCGGCGGCGGTAAGAAAGTTTTGCTGCACGGCCATTGCCATCAGAAAGCCTTGGTCGGAACCGCGCCGACCGTGGCGATGCTCAAAGCCGCCGGCTATGAAGTGAGCGAAGTCGACTCGGGCTGCTGCGGCATGGCCGGCTCCTTTGGATTCGAAAAGGAACATTACGATCTGTCGGCCAAGATCGGCAACCAACGGCTAGCCCCCGCAGTGAAGGGTGCAAGCGTCGATGTCGAAGTGGTCGCGCCGGGCATTTCCTGCCGCCAGCAGATCGATCATTTGGCCAAACGCCAAGCGAAGCATCCGGTGGAGCTGCTGTAG
- a CDS encoding Uma2 family endonuclease: MVKQEIHSSQLTYEDYLQFPDDGKRHEIIEGDHYMTPAPRTKHQRISGRLFVALSGVAASHRLGEVFAAPFDVVLSDENVVQPDLLFVSAARATIVTDDNIQGVPDLVVEILSESSRKKDEVTKRKLFERFGVQEYWIVDPELEIVKIFKLTQHGYGRASELSKETNDVLTTELLPGFKCAVSEIFE; encoded by the coding sequence ATGGTTAAGCAAGAGATTCATAGCAGCCAGCTCACATATGAGGACTATCTTCAGTTTCCCGACGATGGAAAGCGTCATGAAATCATCGAGGGGGATCACTACATGACTCCCGCGCCAAGAACCAAACATCAGAGAATCTCAGGGCGACTTTTTGTCGCGCTCAGCGGTGTCGCGGCGTCTCATCGCCTCGGCGAGGTTTTTGCCGCTCCATTCGATGTTGTATTGTCTGATGAAAACGTCGTGCAGCCTGACCTTTTGTTTGTCTCCGCTGCGCGCGCCACTATCGTGACGGACGATAACATCCAGGGCGTTCCTGATCTCGTCGTCGAAATCCTTTCCGAATCGAGCCGCAAAAAGGACGAAGTAACCAAACGCAAGCTCTTTGAACGTTTTGGCGTCCAGGAGTACTGGATTGTCGACCCGGAATTGGAGATCGTCAAGATTTTCAAGCTAACGCAACATGGATACGGACGCGCCTCAGAGCTGAGCAAAGAAACTAACGATGTCCTCACCACGGAACTTCTACCCGGTTTTAAATGCGCCGTTAGTGAAATTTTCGAGTAA
- a CDS encoding ABC transporter substrate-binding protein, translated as MHKKITRRVFCAMLLALPIPARAQQPKKVPRLGYLSQLDLAGESTRAEAIRLALRERGYIEGQNIAIEYRYAEGKRDRFSELVAEMVRLKVDVIVVAGGDVLVRAAKNATKTIPIVMVGRGADPVEPGLVDSLARPGGNVTGITNLGVELGGKRLEVLKEAVPKLARVAVLYEPASPPSVLEVKEVLPVAARALRLTLQPWEVRGADDFDRVFAALNKQRPDGLFVTGGALMTANGKRIADLALKSRLPSVYNNREAVDAGGLMYYGADIAESYRRVAYFVDRILKGAKPEDLPVEQPMRFEFVINLKTANQIGLTLPQWTLMKATKVIQ; from the coding sequence ATGCACAAAAAAATCACTCGGCGAGTTTTTTGCGCGATGCTCTTGGCTCTTCCAATTCCAGCGCGGGCGCAGCAGCCGAAGAAAGTCCCTCGGTTAGGGTATCTATCGCAGCTCGATCTAGCTGGTGAGTCCACCCGTGCCGAGGCAATTCGGCTGGCTCTGCGCGAGCGTGGCTACATCGAAGGACAGAACATCGCCATCGAGTACCGATATGCGGAGGGGAAGCGCGATCGGTTCTCTGAGCTTGTCGCGGAGATGGTGCGTCTCAAGGTCGATGTCATCGTGGTAGCAGGAGGGGACGTCTTGGTCCGGGCGGCCAAGAATGCGACCAAGACGATTCCCATCGTTATGGTGGGCCGTGGGGCCGATCCTGTCGAGCCAGGCCTGGTTGACAGCCTTGCCCGTCCCGGCGGCAACGTCACCGGAATTACAAACCTTGGCGTTGAACTAGGCGGTAAGCGGTTGGAGGTGCTCAAAGAAGCGGTTCCCAAACTTGCCCGTGTCGCGGTTCTCTACGAGCCGGCCAGTCCACCCAGTGTACTCGAGGTGAAAGAGGTTCTCCCAGTCGCGGCGCGTGCGCTGCGGTTGACTCTTCAGCCTTGGGAGGTACGCGGTGCGGACGATTTCGATAGGGTATTCGCCGCGCTGAATAAGCAGCGCCCGGATGGACTCTTCGTGACCGGGGGCGCGCTAATGACTGCTAACGGAAAACGGATCGCGGACTTAGCGTTAAAGAGCCGGTTGCCGTCGGTGTACAACAACAGAGAAGCTGTAGATGCTGGTGGGCTCATGTACTACGGGGCGGACATCGCGGAGAGCTACCGGCGCGTCGCATATTTCGTGGACAGAATCCTTAAAGGTGCCAAGCCTGAGGACCTGCCGGTCGAGCAGCCGATGAGGTTTGAGTTCGTCATCAATTTGAAGACTGCGAATCAGATCGGTTTGACGTTACCGCAGTGGACGCTGATGAAGGCGACTAAGGTGATCCAGTGA
- a CDS encoding cupin domain-containing protein → MKIINLNAALKRLKKINEEIRYTDCFKEKQFTSGLIAFRPTKNSDRKQINHDDKDVVCQVIKGTGRLRVNGNRIPMKPGVICHIPKGTPHDFAAGRNGELVLFYSLIKNV, encoded by the coding sequence ATGAAAATCATCAACCTCAACGCGGCGCTAAAGCGCCTTAAGAAAATCAACGAAGAAATCCGTTACACCGACTGCTTCAAGGAAAAACAATTCACCAGCGGCCTGATCGCCTTTCGCCCGACCAAGAACTCAGATCGCAAACAAATCAATCACGATGACAAAGACGTGGTCTGCCAAGTCATCAAAGGCACCGGCCGCCTGCGCGTCAACGGCAACCGCATCCCGATGAAGCCGGGCGTCATCTGCCACATCCCCAAAGGCACGCCACACGACTTCGCCGCAGGAAGAAATGGTGAATTGGTGTTGTTCTATTCGTTGATTAAAAACGTTTGA